The following proteins come from a genomic window of Alnus glutinosa chromosome 10, dhAlnGlut1.1, whole genome shotgun sequence:
- the LOC133880572 gene encoding putative disease resistance protein RGA3 isoform X2, with protein MLQVRIFFSKSNQPLYALKMSHKIKVIRERLEAINYDRRSFNLEVRPVETRVGNRERDNTHSFVPAEVVIGRQDDKKAVIDCLLDSNVEENVSILPIVGIGGLGKTTLAKLVFNDEQIQKHFDLKMWVCVSDPFHVKNVVEKILESATNTKQPTVEMNTLVNSVRKEIDGKKYFLVLDDVWNEDHEKWCRLKEVLMGGGRGSRILVTTRKESVAMTIRHESVVRIIGTVQSYVLRGLDGEASWSLFKQLAFEKREEPKNSSIVAIGMEILGKCSGVPLAIRTIGRLLSSKNPETEWSSFKNNELSKISQNENDILPTLKLSYDQLPSHLKHCFAYCSLFPKDYKIDKSTLIKLWMAQRFIKLSDQNRCFEDVGHEYFMDLLWRSFFQEAEMNTLGDIIGCKIHDLMHDLAILVAGSLITMLDDKETSIDEKTSQVSVAYHISSSSSRVSTLLCKATRMRTFICLSNENFEASIDCDATFSSSKFLRVLDLHDIKTLQNLSSIGKLKHLKYLDLSTNSKIKKLPDSITRLQNLQTLKLSRCKLLEELPRDIKNLVNLRHLEIDICLGLSYMPVGLGQLTNLQTLSAFYVDSGSPSRHSDSGGLQELGGLNKLRGELEIVNLGHGKGVALECKAANLKEKQHLSFLRIWWK; from the coding sequence ATGTTACAGGTACGCATATTCTTTTCCAAATCAAACCAGCCTTTATATGCTCTCAAAATGAGTCATAAGATTAAAGTGATAAGAGAGAGGTTAGAAGCCATCAACTACGATAGGAGGAGTTTCAACTTGGAGGTACGACCTGTAGAGACACGAGTCGGGAACAGGGAGAGGGATAACACTCATTCTTTTGTACCTGCAGAAGTAGTTATTGGTCGACAAGATGATAAGAAGGCAGTTATAGATTGTCTACTAGACTCCAATGTTGAAGAGAATGTTTCAATCCTTCCAATTGTTGGCATCGGTGGATTGGGAAAGACTACATTGGCCAAACTTGTTTTCAATGATGAGCAAATCCAAAAacattttgacctcaaaatgTGGGTGTGTGTATCGGATCCCTTCCATGTTAAAAATGTTGTTGAAAAAATCTTAGAATCTGCAACAAACACGAAACAACCAACTGTTGAAATGAATACACTAGTAAACTCTGTTCGAAAAGAAATTGATGGAAAGAAATACTTCCTTGTGTTGGATGATGTGTGGAATGAGGATCATGAAAAATGGTGTCGCTTGAAAGAAGTGCTAATGGGTGGTGGAAGAGGCAGTAGAATATTAGTGACTACTCGCAAAGAAAGCGTTGCAATGACCATCCGCCATGAAAGCGTTGTAAGGATTATCGGGACAGTTCAATCATATGTCTTAAGGGGTTTAGATGGAGAAGCGTCATGGTCTTTATTTAAGCAGTTGGCATTTGAGAAAAGAGAAGAGCCAAAGAATTCAAGCATCGTAGCAATTGGGATGGAGATCCTAGGCAAATGTTCAGGTGTCCCTTTAGCCATAAGGACAATCGGAAGATTACTAAGCTCCAAAAATCCTGAAACAGAGTGGTCGTCTTTTAAGAACAATGAACTCTCAAAAATATCTCAGAATGAAAATGACATCTTACCAACTCTGAAGCTGAGTTATGATCAACTTCCTTCACATTTGAAGCACTGCTTTGCTTATTGTAGTTTGTTTCCAAAAGATTACAAGATTGATAAATCAACATTGATTAAGCTCTGGATGGCACAAAGGTTTATCAAGTTATCGGATCAGAACCGATGCTTCGAAGATGTTGGCCATGAGTATTTTATGGATTTACTTTGGAGATCATTCTTTCAAGAAGCTGAAATGAATACGCTTGGTGACATAATTGGATGCAAAATACACGACCTCATGCATGATCTTGCCATATTAGTGGCAGGGTCGTTGATCACCATGTTAGATGATAAGGAGACATCCATTGATGAGAAAACTAGTCAAGTATCAGTTGCTTATCATATAAGTAGCAGTTCATCTCGAGTTTCAACTTTATTGTGTAAAGCAACTAGGATGCGAACATTTATTTGCCTTAGCAACGAGAACTTTGAGGCTAGTATTGATTGTGATGCAACCTTTTCAAGTTCCAAGTTCTTACGCGTGTTGGATTTGCATGACATAAAAACTTTGCAAAATTTAAGCTCTATTGGGAAGCTGAAGCATTTAAAATATCTTGATCTTTCTacaaactcaaaaataaaaaagctgcCTGATTCTATAACGAGATTGCAAAATTTGCAAACACTAAAACTCTCCCGTTGTAAGTTACTAGAAGAATTGCCGAGAGACATTAAAAATTTAGTCAACCTCAGGCATCTTGAGATAGATATATGTTTGGGATTGAGTTATATGCCAGTTGGATTGGGGCAACTGACTAACCTTCAGACGTTATCCGCATTTTATGTCGACTCGGGTTCTCCCTCCAGACATAGTGATAGTGGTGGTTTACAAGAACTAGGCGGATTAAATAAGCTGAGAGGAGAGTTGGAGATTGTAAATCTGGGACATGGGAAAGGTGTTGCGTTAGAATGTAAGGCTGCGAATCTGAAGGAGAAACAACATCTTAGTTTTTTGCGGATATGGTGGAAATAA